A part of Gossypium hirsutum isolate 1008001.06 chromosome A07, Gossypium_hirsutum_v2.1, whole genome shotgun sequence genomic DNA contains:
- the LOC107942330 gene encoding GDSL esterase/lipase At3g27950, translating into MIMEEHWKLVYVIGILALGFAVKSNADGSISCGFPAIYNFGDSNSDTGGISATLNEILPPNGETFFGHPAGRASDGRLIIDFIAEGIKLPYLSAYMDSIGTNFRHGANFATGGSSVRPPGFSPFNLGIQISQFIQFKARTTTLYNRLSLNRRIPLSISNLPRPAEFAQALYTFDIGQNDLGHGFQTMSEKQVRDSIPDIIGELSKAIHILYKEGARFFWIHNTGPLGCLPYNVIYGKKPGNVDKNGCVKAQNEAAMEFNKQLKNKITWLRTQLPFAKFTYVDVYSAKYDLISNAKKLGFVDPFNFCCGSFYGYHINCGKKATVNGTVYGNPCDHPSNHISWDGIHYSETANMLVSNRILNGSLSDPPVSIQDACHHETDI; encoded by the exons ATGATAATGGAGGAGCACTGGAAACTGGTTTATGTGATTGGGATTTTGGCTTTAGGATTTGCAGTGAAAAGCAATGCTGATGGTTCAATCTCATGTGGGTTTCCAGCCATATATAATTTTGGGGATTCAAATTCAGACACTGGTGGAATCTCAGCGACCTTAAATGAAATTCTACCACCAAATGGTGAAACCTTCTTTGGACATCCCGCCGGCAGAGCCTCCGATGGCCGACTCATTATAGATTTCATAG CTGAGGGTATTAAGTTACCATATCTTAGTGCATATATGGACTCAATTGGGACAAATTTCAGGCATGGTGCTAATTTTGCAACCGGTGGTTCATCAGTTAGACCACCTGGTTTTAGTCCATTCAATCTTGGGATTCAGATttcacaattcattcaattcaaagCTCGTACCACTACTCTCTATAATCGACTCAGCCTCAATA GAAGAATCCCTTTATCCATTAGCAATCTACCAAGGCCTGCAGAATTCGCACAAGCTTTATACACATTTGATATTGGACAAAATGATCTTGGTCATGGTTTCCAAACCATGTCAGAGAAACAAGTTCGAGATTCAATTCCCGATATCATAGGCGAGTTGTCCAAAGCTATTCAT ATACTATACAAGGAAGGGGCAAGGTTCTTTTGGATACATAATACAGGTCCCCTTGGTTGTTTGCCATATAATGTTATATATGGCAAAAAGCCCGGAAATGTCGACAAAAACGGATGCGTGAAGGCCCAAAATGAGGCAGCCATGGAGTTCAACAAGCAACTTAAAAACAAGATAACATGGTTAAGAACTCAACTTCCTTTTGCCAAATTCACCTATGTTGATGTTTATTCAGCTAAATATGATCTTATCAGCAACGCCAAGAAACTAG GTTTTGTCGATCCATTTAATTTTTGCTGTGGAAGCTTTTATGGATACCATATAAATTGTGGGAAAAAAGCGACAGTGAATGGTACAGTTTATGGGAACCCATGTGATCATCCATCAAACCACATTAGTTGGGATGGCATACATTACTCTGAGACCGCTAATATGTTGGTTTCAAATCGCATTCTCAATGGCTCCTTATCTGATCctcctgtttcaattcaagatgCTTGTCATCATGAAACAGatatatga